The Mobula hypostoma unplaced genomic scaffold, sMobHyp1.1 scaffold_36, whole genome shotgun sequence genome window below encodes:
- the LOC134341604 gene encoding zinc finger protein 850-like has product MAHQRVHTRERLFTCSDCGKGFTCSSKLKVHQRVHTGERPFTCSDCGKRFTLSSQLKEHQRVHTGERPFTCSVCGKGFPLSSRLLRHQSVHTGEWPHTCSLCGKGFTLPSSLQRHQSVHTGEWPFTCSDCGKQFTWSSHLKIHQRVHTGERPFTCSDCGKGFTRSSQLKVHQRVHTGERPFTCSDCGKGFIESFQLKAHQQVHTGERPFTCSDCGKGFKRLAHLLTHRSVHTGERPFTCSDCGKGFTEPSQLKVHQRVHTGERPFTCSDCGKGFTQSSQLKVHQRVHSGERPFTCSDCGKRFTCSSQLKVHQQVHTWERPFTCSNCGKGFTKSYRLKVHQRVHTGERPFTCSDCGKGFTRSSALRRHQSVHTGKRPFTCSVCGKGCTDSFELKAHQRVHTGERPFSCSDCGKGFTLSSQLKVHQRIHTGEKPFTCSDCGKGFTQLASLQAHWSVHTGERPFICSDCGKGFTVSFQLMAHQRVHTGERPFTCSDCGKGFSQSSTLQRHQQVHTGERPFTCSDCGKGFKRFAHLLTHQRIHTGERPFTCSRCGKGFTESSQLKVHQQVHTEERPFTCSDCGKGFTHSSNLQKHQRVHAGERPFTCLDCGKQFTLSSQLKVHQRVHTGVRPFICSECGKGFTQSSTLQRHQQVHTGERPFICSDCGKGFTMSSKLKVHQRIHTGERPFTCSVCGKGFTQSSVLLRHQSVHTGKRPFTCSDCGKGCTDSSQLKAHQRVHTGERPFTCSDCGKGFTRSSHLKVHQQVHTGERPFTCSVCGKGFTSSSHLLRDQSVHTGERPFTCSVCGKGFTSSSHLLRHKSVHTRE; this is encoded by the coding sequence atggctcaccagcgagttcacaccagggagcggctgttcacctgctcggactgtgggaagggattcacttgttcatctaaactgaaggtacatcagcgagttcacactggggagaggccgttcacctgctcagactgtgggaagagattcactttgTCATCCCAACTGAAAgaacatcagagagttcacactggggagaggcccttcacctgctcagtctgtgggaagggattccctTTGTCATCTcgcctactgagacaccagtcagttcacaccggaGAGTGGCCACACACCTGCTCactctgtgggaagggattcactttgcCATCctccctacagagacaccagtcagttcacaccggagagtggccattcacctgctcagactgtgggaagcaaTTTACTTGGTCATCCCATctgaagatacatcagcgagttcacactggagagaggccgttcacctgctcagactgtgggaagggattcactcggtcatctcaactgaaggtacatcagcgagttcacactggggagaggcctttcacctgctcagactgtgggaagggattcattgaatcatttcaactgaaggcacaccagcaagttcacactggggagaggccattcacctgctcagactgtgggaagggattcaaacGGTTAGCTCACCTGCTGACACAccggtcagttcacactggggagaggccattcacctgctcagactgtgggaagggattcactgagccatctcaactgaaggtacatcagcgagttcacaccggggagaggccattcacctgctcagactgtggaaagggattcactcagtcatctcaactgaaggtacatcagcgagttcactccggggagaggccattcacctgctcagactgtgggaagcgaTTTACttgctcatcccaactgaaggtacatcagcaagttcatacttgggagaggccattcacctgctcaaactgtgggaagggattcactaagTCATATagactgaaggtacatcagagagttcacactggggagaggccgttcacctgctcagattgtgggaagggattcacacgGTCATCTGCTCTacggagacaccagtcagttcacactggcaagaggccattcacctgctcagtctgtgggaagggatgcaCTGATTCATTTGAACTgaaggcacaccagcgagttcacaccggagagaggccattttcctgctcagactgtgggaagggattcactttgtcatctcaactgaaggtacatcagcgaattcacacgggggagaagccgttcacctgctcagactgtgggaagggattcacacagTTAGCTAGCCTACAAGCACACTGGTCAGTCcatactggggagaggccattcatctgctcagactgtgggaagggattcactgtgTCATTTCAACTgatggcacaccagcgagttcacactggggagaggccattcacctgctcagactgtgggaagggattctctcAGTCATCCACCCTTCagagacaccagcaagttcacactggggagaggccattcacctgctcagactgtgggaagggattcaaacGGTTCGCTCACCTGCTGacacaccagcgaattcacacaggggagaggccattcacctgttcacgctgtgggaagggattcactgagtcatctcaactgaaggtccatcagcaagttcacaccgaggagaggccattcacctgctcagactgcgggaagggattcactcactcatccaacctacagaaacaccagcgagttcacgctggggagaggccgttcacctgcttggactgtgggaagcaATTTACTTTGTCATCGCAActtaaggtacatcagcgagttcacactggggtgaggccgttcatctgctcagaatgtgggaagggattcactcagtcgtccaccctacagagacaccagcaagttcacactggggagaggccgttcatctgctcagactgtgggaagggattcactatgTCAagtaaactgaaggtacatcagagaattcacaccggggagaggccgttcacctgctcagtctgtgggaagggtttCACACAGTCATCTGttctactgagacaccagtcagttcacactggcaagaggccattcacctgttcagactgtgggaagggatgcactgattcatctcaactgaaggcacaccaacgagttcacactggggagaggccattcacctgctcagactgtgggaagggattcactcggtcatctcatctgaaggtacatcagcaagttcacaccggggagaggccattcacctgctcagtctgtgggaagggattcacttcttcatctcacctactgagagaccagtcagttcacaccggggagaggccattcacctgctcagtctgtgggaagggattcacttcgtcatctcaTCTACTGAGACACAAGTCAGTTCATACCAGGGAGTAG